A region of the Myxococcus stipitatus DSM 14675 genome:
TGGGCGGTCTTCTCGCCGATGCCCGGCAGCTTCGCGAGCTGGGCGACAAGGCGGTTCAGCGGATCGGGAGTCATCCGGTATCAGGTAATGCCGGGGATCTTGATGCCGCCCGAGATTTTCGCCAGCTCGCGCTGCATGTGCTGACGGCTGCCCGCCAGTGCGTTGTTCACCGCGGCCGTGATGAGGTCCTCGAGCATCGACGTGTCATTCGGGTCGATGGCGGACTTGTCGATCTTGACGCTGCGGACTTCCTGGATGCCGTTGACCACGACGGTGACGAGTCCGTCGCCGGACTTCGCTTCGACGGTCTCCTCGGCCAACTGCTGCTTCCGCTCTTCAATCTTCTCCGTCAGCTTGTTCGCCTGCCGGATGAAGTAATTCAGGTCGACGCCGGGCATGTGCTTCCTCGGTACTCGGGGGAGCGGCCCCTGGTGGGAGCCGCTCGGGCGTGGAGTAAGGCGCGCACCCTACCGTTGCGCGCGGCCATTGTCAGGCGCTGTCGTCCGGAGCTTCGACTGGAGTGTCGGTGGGCGAGGCGGCGGAGGGGCGCTCGGGCTCGTAGATCTGGATGTGTTCGACTTCGCCCCCCAGGACCAGGAGCACGGTGCGAATCGAGGCGTGGTTCCGCACCTTGCTCTCGGTGTTCTTCTCGTGGGTGGCGCGGCTGTGAGCGTCGCGCTCGGCGAGGCTGGGCGCGGCCCGGTTGTCATCGGCGGAGACGTCCTGGAAGGACAGCTTCACCGGGCGGCCGAAGTGCTCGGCGAGGAGCTTGTCGATGGTGGCCTTGCCCGCGGCGGCGCTCACCGTCATGCGGTGCAGGCCCGCGGTGGGCAGGAAGCCGAGGATGATCTCCCCCGCCTTCATCGACATGAGCCGACCGTTGGCGAGCGCGGTGCCATGCCGGAGTGACGTCCCCTTCACCGTCTCCACCGCGGCGCGCCAGCGCTCGATCAGCGGCAGGTTGGGGTTGTCTCGCCCGCGAGGCATCGGCGCGGCCGCGACAGGGGGCGGAGGGGGCGGCTCGGGTTCGGGCTCGGCCGCGGGAGCCGCGGGCTCCGGGATGCACTCGCCGGACGCACAGCCGCCCGGGGAGGCCTCCTCCGGGTAGAAGCGCCCCTCCTCATCGTCGTACGGAGGCGGCTCGGGCTCGGCCGCGGGGGCCTCCGGCTTGCGGACGTTGATGACGCGAACGGTGGGCGCGGGCTCGGTGGTGCGAGAGAGCGGAGTCGCGCCCGCGTGGGAGCCAGAAGGTCCCACGGGCGGAGGCGGTGCGGATGGCGCGGGTGCCGAGGGCACCGGGGCCATGGGGACGGAGGGAGGCCCCTTGCGCAGGAACGACAACGGGCGGGCCGCCGAGGCGGGCAGTCCTTCCAGGACGGGCCCCGAGGGCAACGGGTTCTCCGCCGAGTACGGCGTCTCCATTCCTCCCGAGAGACGCGGCGGAGGCGTGGGGGGACTCCACGCGACAGGCGCGGCCTGGACGGACGGGTTGGTCTCGACGCTCCGAGGCATGGCTGAACCCGGTGAAGGCGCGGGGCCTGGACCGGGTCCATTCGTCGCTCCGGAGTGCATCGAGGCGCCGGCGAAGGAGGCGCCGTCGTGAACGGCCCGCGCCTCGAATGCGCCCGGAGATGTGGTGTGGCCTCCGTCATGCCGAGGCAGCTCGATGTCCGCGGGGGGCTCGGGTACGTACTCGGACTCGTCGTACCGAGGGGGCGCGGCGTCGCGCGGAAGCTCCGGGGCGACAGGGGGCACAAGGCCTGGCGTGGGCTCGGAGACCACCGGGCGCGCGACGGCGGCCACGGGGCGTGGCTCCGGTGAGGGCTCTGGGGCTGGCGGCGGCGCGACGGGCGCACTTCCCGCGTTCACCGGGACTGGTGCCGGGGCGCTTCGAGTCTCCCAGGGACGAGGTGTCGGCGGTGCGGGAGCCTGTCTCGGCTCAGGCGCGAAAGTTCGTGGAGCTGGAGCGACCTCCTGGCGCTCCAGCATTGGCCTTGGCGGAACCTTCGCCCTGGGGCAGTCCGGCCGCGAGCCGGTCGACGCGCGCGAGCAGCTCCGGAATGGACCCGCCCGGCGACAGCTGGATGGCCTTCAACAACGCCATCTCCAGCGCGAGCCTCGGCTGGGCCGCGCGCGACACGTCCCACACGCTGCCGTGGACGATGTCGAAGAGCCGCGTGAGCTGCGCGCTGTCCGCGTCCTTGGCCAGCGCGACGAGCGCCTTCTGCTCGGACTCGGCCAGCTCGGCGGGGGCTTCGCCCAGCGTCTTGGTGACGAAGAGGTGGCGCAGCTGCATCGCCAGCTCCTCGGCGAGCCGCTTCAAGTCGAGGCCGCGATTGAAGACCTCCTCCACGCGTCCCAGGATGCGCTTGGCGTCCTTGTGGACGAGGGCCTCCGCGAAGTCCTGCACCATCGTGCGGTCGATGGCGCCCAGGGCCTCGGCGACCTCCTCGTCCGTCGGGTTGGCGCCGCACGAGGCGAGCACCTGGTCCAGCAGGCTGAGCGCGTCGCGCATGCCGCCTTCGGACTGACGCACGACGAGCGACAGGGAGCGGTCCGAGATGCCCGCGCCCTCCGCCTTGCAGATCTCCTGCAGCCGCTGAAGCATCCGCGCCGCGGAGATGCGGCGGAAGTTGTGGCGCTGGCAGCGCGAGAGGATGGTGTCCGGGAGCTTGTGGGCCTCGGTCGTCGCGAAGATGAACTTCACGTGGCCGGGCGGCTCCTCCAGCGTCTTGAGCAGCGCGTTGAACGCCGCTCCCGACAGCATGTGGACCTCGTCGATGATGTAGATCTTGTGCCGGTCTCGCTGCGGCAGGTACTTCGCGTTCTCGCGAATCTCGCGGACGTTCTCCACGCCGTTGTTGGAGGCACCGTCGATCTCCGCGACGTCGACGCTGGTGCCGGCGGCGATCTCCGTGCACGCCTTGCACTCTCCGCAAGGCGTGGCCGTGGGGCCCTTTTCACAGTTGAGGGCCTTGGCGAGCAGACGGGCGGCCGTCGTCTTGCCCACGCCCCGAGGCCCGCAGAACAGGTACGCATGAGCGACCCGGTCCATCTTGATGGCGTTCGCGATGGTCCGGACCACGTGCTCCTGTCCGGTCATGTCATCGAACTTCTGCGGGCGCCATTTGCGCGCGAGGACGAGGTAGCTCATGGGGGGCGTCATCTAAACACGGCGGCGGGAAGGATCCATGTCGTTGCCGCCGCTACAGGTGGGTTCCACTCAGCGTCCGAGGGCCTGGAGCACGACGCCTGCGGCATTGTGTCCCGCCGCTCCGATGACACTGCCGGCCGGATGGCAGCCCGCGCTGCAGAAGTAGAGCCCCTGCACCGGCGTCTCGTAGGGCAACCGGTCGGTGAAGCCCAGCTTGTTGTCCACATGATGGATGTGGCCGCCGGTGATGCCGAAGTGGCTCTCGATTTTGGGGGGCGTGAGGGCGAAGTACTCCTGGACCTGGTCGCTGGTGCCCGGCGCGAAGCGGTCGCAGATGGACAGCAGGTGCTGGATGTAGCGCGACTCTTCCTTCTCCCACGTCGTGCCCTCGAGCTTGTAGGGCACCCACTCCACGAAGAGCGCGGAGTTGTGGTGGCCTTCCTTGTCGCGCAGCGACGGGTCCACCGTGGTGTGGATGTACCACTCGATGGAGGGGAACTCGGACAGCTTGCCCGCATGCGTGTCCCGGTAGGATCGCTCGAGCGCGCCCAGCACGTCCTCCTCCTGCGGCAACAGGTGGATGGTGGGGCCGAACTGGCCTCGGTCCTCCGGCAGGCACGTGAAGGTGGGCAGGTTCTTCAGGCACAGGTTCACCTTGAGGGTGGTGCCCGGCACGGCCATCGCGTTCACCTTCGTGCGGTAGTCGGCGGGCAGTGCGCTGGACTCCACCAGCTTCAGCGTGCGGAACGGGTCGCCGTTGGACACGACGACGTTGGCCTTCAGCTCCTCGCCGTTCTCCAGCACGACGCCCTTCACCACGCCCTGGTCCACGCGGACGGACGTCACCTTCGCGCCGGTGCGAATGGTGGCGCCGTACTTGCGCGCGACGTTGGCGATGGACTGGGTGACGGTGCCCATGCCGCCGCCCACGATCATCCACGTGCCGCCGCTGCCCGGCAGTCGACACATGTTGTGGACGAGCAGGTTCATCCCCGTGCCCGGCGTGTCATAGCCGCCATCAAGTCCGGAGAAGGCGTCCGTCACCGCGTACATCGCCTTCACCAGGTCCGACTTGAAGTTGAAGCGCTCCAGGTACTGGCGCGCGGAGCCTCGGCACAGGCGGATGAAGTGCTGGCGCAGGGCAGGGCGGATGTAGCGCTCGGCCGTCTCCTCCAGGGACAGCGGCGGCTTGAGCCATGCGGGGGCCAGGTCGTCGCGCAGCGCGGCCAGCTCCGCGTTCATCGCCTGGTTGGCCTCCCAGTCCTGCTGCGAGAAGAACTCCACGAACTGGCGCTGGAGGTCCTTCTCATCCGAGCCGAACAGCAGGTAGCGCTTGTCCCTCGTGGGGAGGAAGTAGTGCGGGTCTCTTCGCTTGAGCGGCAGGTCCAGCTCCAGCTCGCGAAGCAGCTCCGGCGGCATGAGGCCCAGCAGGTATGCACCCGTGGACACGCCGAGGCCCGGCGCGCTCTTGAACGGATACTCCGTGCGGCACGCGCCACCGATGACGTCCTTCTCCTCCAGGACGGTGACGGAAAGGCCTCGCCGCGCGAGCATCGCCGCGGTCACGAGTCCGTTGTGTCCTGCTCCCACCACGATGACGTCGGGCATGTCTTCCTCCTCGGGGAACCGTGTTCCTAGCCGAGCGAGGGCCTGGCGGACAAACGTCACCTGTCTTGCGTGGGGACTCTTGCCAAGGGAGAGTCCTCGGCACCTGTGTCAGCCTCCACACCCGCCCTCCCCAGCGCCGACTCGACTCCCACCAGGCTCCCCGATGACCCGGGGCCCGCCGTGACTCGAAAGCACTCCGTCGCGGCGGTCTGGAGTCTTGCCGTCGTGGCGCTCCTGCCCGCCGTGGTGGCCGTGGTGCAACTGGGCCGCATCCACCCGGATGAGGTGTACCAGGCCCTGGAGCCCGCCTGGTGGCGCGTCCATGGCTACGGCGTGCTGGCGTGGGAGTGGCGCGATGGCATTCGCAACTGGGCTGTACCTGGTGTCCTGGCCGGCTTCCTCAAGCTGGCCTCCTGGTTGGGCATCACCGACCCGCAGGGCTATCGCGCGGTGACGGCGCTGCCGCAGCTCGCCCTGCACGCCTGGAGCCTGTGGGCCGTGTACCGCTTCGCCGCTCGTCGGGCGGGGAGCGCGGGGGGCTGGCTGGCCGTCTTGTTGGTGGGCCTGTATGGGCCCGTGGTCGTCTTCGCGGGGCGCACCCTGTCGGAGTCCTTCTCCACGTCCTTCCTCCTGGTGGCCATGGAGGCCCTGGACCGGCGCGAGCGAGAGGTGAGGGCGGGGCTCGTGGGCGGCGCGGCGCTGGGGCTGGCGGTGGTGACACGCTATCCGTCCGCCATCTTCGTCCTCGCGGCGCTCCTCTGGCTGCTGGCGATGCGGCGCTGGAGGATGTTCCTCTTCACGTGTCTGGGCGGACTGGTGGTGGCGGTGGGGCTGGGGCTCCTGGACCACCTCACCTGGGGCAGCCCCTTCCATTCCTTCATCGCCTACGTCCGCTTCAACGTCCTGTCTGGTGACGCGGCGGCGCGCTTCGGAGCGGACCCGCCGCGCTTCTACCTGATGCCCTTGCTGTCGGCCGTGCCCGCCTGGGCGTGGTGCGCGGTTCCGCTGGCGCTGGTGGCCGCGAAGCGGAAGTGGGCGGTGTCACTGCCGCTGGCGTGCGCGACGCTCTACCTGGCCGCGCTGCTGAAGACGGCGCACAAGGAGGAGCGCTTCCTCTACCCGGCGCTGGTGCTGGCCGTGCTCGCCGCCGCGCCGCTGGTGGCCGCCTTCATCACCACGCAGGCTCGCCGGGAGCTTCGTTGGGGCCTGTCCGTGATGGCCTTGGGCGTCGGGGCGGCTTCCGCCTTCTACTTCCCGCCCTTTGACCTTCGAGGGGACGAGTTCCGCGCCATCGTCGCGTCCACCCGGAGGGAAGGCGCCACGGGCGTGCTCATCGTCGCCGAGGGACTCTGGGGCGCCGGTGGGTTCTTCTACCTGGGCAAGGAAATCCCCTGGCTCACCTGCGACTGGCCTCGCGACGAGGCCTTCCAGGTGGCCATGAGGGAGCGCCGCTTCAACCGGGTCGTCACCATCGATGACCGGACGCTCCCGGAGCTCGAGGCGGCGGGCTTCCGCACCGTCGAGCGCTTCGGTCGTCAGTCGCTGCTCGTGCGGGACTGAGAACCCGCCGTCTGCCAGGGAGGAGGGCGGGCCTGTCCCGCCTTGTTCGCCAGCGGACTGGCGATAGCCCGCAAAGGCGAAGAGCCAGACCCCGAAACGAGGACTGGCTCTTCAGAACGGCCGGGACACACGCGGTGGTACGCTACCGTTGCTTCCTTCCGGACCTGGCGGGGTTCGCGCCCCCACGTTGTCCCGACCACAAATCATGTAGACATCAACGACTGAAATAACAACGGAGAGGGTGGGATTCGAACCCACGATACCCTTTCAGATATACACGCGTTCCAGGCGTGCGCCTTCAACCGCTCGGCCACCTCTCCATAAAGTCTGGAGCGGAGAGCGTAGGATTCGAACCTACGATACCGTTACCGGTATGCCTGATTTCGAGTCAGGTGCCTTCGACCACTCGGCCAGCTCTCCAAGTATTCAATTGTCTCGTCGCTTCGCGCGCAACCGCTCGAAGAACGACTTCAGAAGAATCCTGCTGTCTTCAGCCAGGATACCACTCGCGACTTGGAGCCGGTGATTATGTCGAGGCTCTTCTGCGAGATTGTAGAGAGAACCGACCGCGCCGGCCTTCGGGTCCATGGCGCCAAAGACAAGGCGCGTCACCCGGGACTGCACGAGCGCACCGGCGCACATGGCACACGGTTCCAACGTCACGTACAAAGTGACGCCCGTCAATCTCCAGACACCCAGATGCTTTCGCGCTGCATCCAACGCGAGGACTTCGGCATGGGCGAAGGGATTGCGGTCCATCTCTCTGCGGTTGAAACCCGTTCCGATGATGTTTCCATCATGGACCGCCACCGCACCGACAGGGACCTCTCCGAGTGTCGCGGCTTCCCGCGCGAGCGCGAGCGCCTGCTGCATGAAAGCTTCGTCGTCACTCATGGAGACGGCGAGAAGAAGGGAAACGCTCCCTGGAGGATTCGAACCTCCGGCCTTCGGATTCGTAGTCCGACGCTCTATCCAGCTGAGCTAAGGGAGCAAATCTTCACGCGCTGCTACAACGATAAGTGGCGGAGAGAGAGGGATTCGAACCCTCGATACCCTTTCGAGTATGCAGGTTTAGCAAACCTGTGCCTTCAGCCTCTCGGCCATCTCTCCAACTCTTCTCTGTCAAAGAACCACAAAACTCAAGAACATTTTCGGAGGCGGTAGGATTCGAACCTACGGAGAGCTTGCACCCTCTGCGGTTTTCAAGACCGCTGCCTTCAACCGCTCGGCCACGCCTCCAAACCACCCAGCCGACGGAGCCCCTCGGACCGACGTCGGCCGTGGGGCCGCCCTTCTACATGATTCTTCGCCCGTTGCAAGCGGATGATCACAACTTCCGCCACATCTACAGCGGCTTGAGCTCCTTCAGGCCGCCCATATAGGGCCAGAGGACCTCCGGGATGGCCACGGTGCCGTCGTCACGCTGGTAGTTCTCCAGGATGGCGATGGAGGTGCGGCCCACGGCGAGCCCGCTGCCGTTGAGGGTGTGGAGGAGCTGGGGCTTGTCGCCCTTCTGTCCCCGGAAGCGAATCTTCGCGCGGCGGGACTGGAAGTCGCCGCAGTCCGAGCAGGAGGAGATCTCCCGGTAGGCATCCTGGCCCGGCAGCCAGACCTCGATGTCGTAGGTCTTGCGGGCCGCGAAGCCCATGTCGCCGGTGCACAGGAGCATCACCCGGTGGTGCAGGCCCAGGCGCCGGAGGATGTCGCACGCGTCGTCCGTCATGGACTCCAGCTCGTCCAGGCTCTTGTCCGGGTGCGCGAACTTCACCATCTCCACCTTGTGGAACTGGTGCTGGCGGATGAGGCCGCGGGTGTCCTTGCCGGCGGCGCCCGCCTCCGCGCGGAAGCACGGGCTGAAGGCGCAGTAGCGCACCGGGAGCGTGTCACCCTCGAGGATTTCATCCGCGTGGTAGTTGGTGACGGGCACTTCGGCGGTGGGGATGAGGAAGCGCTCGGGGTCGCCCAGCGTCTTGAAGGCGTCGTCCTCGAACTTGGGCAGCTGGCCGGTGCCCATCATCGTCTCGCGCAGCACCAGGTAGGGCGGGAGCAGCTCCGTGTAGCCCTTCTGGGTGTGCACATCGATCATGAACGTGACGAGTGCCCGCTCCAGCCGCGCCAGCGCGCCCTTGTAGAAGGTGAAGCGGCTGCCGGAGACCTTCGCGGCGCGCTCGAAGTCGAGCATGCCCAGCTTCTCCCCCAGCTCGAAGTGCTGCCGGGGCGTGAAGGGGAGGTTGGGCTTCTCGCCCCAGCTCTTCACCTGGACGTTGTCGTCCGCGCTCGCGCCCACGGGGACCGACTCGTGCGGCGTGTTGGGGATGAGCAGGAGGATGCCGTTGATCTCCTCCTCCACTTCCTTGAGCCGGTTCTCCTTCTCCTTGATGTCCTGGGAGACGGCCCGGAGGTCCCCGCGCAGGGCGTCCAGCGCCTTGGGGTCTTCCTTGGCCTTCTTCTTCATCTCCTCGTTGGCGGCGTTGCGGCGCGCGGCCAGCGACTCCATGGAGACGTACAGCTCACGGCGCTCGGCGAAGAGGCGCTGGAAGGGGCCCAGGTCCAGGTTGCCGCCCCGCGTCTTCAGGCGAGCGACGACCGCATCGAAGTTCTGCGCAACGTTCCGGAGGTCCAGCATGGGGGACGCCTTGTAGTCACCCTCGGTGGGCGTCAGCAAGGTTCCTGGCGCTCGGGGTGCTCAAGGGCGGACGCCCTCGGCTCCGGGGGCCTGACGCCGGCCATCCCCAGGGGGACGGCCGGCTGTCGGCTGCCGGCTAGTTCCGCAGGTCGTAGATCTCCTCTTCGATGTCCTTCTTGTCGGAAGCGTCCGGCTTCTTCTCCAAGTAGGACTCGAAGGCCTGCACGGCCTCCCGGCGCTTGTTCTTCTCCTTATAGGCGAAGCCCAGGTAGTAGTAGGTCATCGGGTTCTCCGGCTCGGCCGTGGCGGCCTTGCGGTACCAGTCGATGGCCTTGGCGTGCTGGGCCTGCTCGGTGAAGGCGCGGGCGACCTTGTAGTAGACGTACGTGAGCTTCGTGTCCGCCTTGAGGGCCTTCTGGTAGCGCTGGATGGCGTCGTTCCAGCGGGCGGCGTTGAAGTACGCATCGCCGATGGAGCCGAGCACCCGCGTGCGGCGGGGGTCTGACTTGAGGCTCTCCTCGAAGGCGGAGATGGCCTCGTCGAACTCGCCGAGCTCCAGGTGGGCATGGCCCAGGGCCTCGTGGGCATCTGCGTTGGCGGGGTCCAGGTCGACGGCGGAGCGCCACTCGCGCATGGCGTCCGGCAGGTTCTTCGCGTCGCGCAGGATGACGCCGTAGGCGTAGTGGTAGTCCGGGCGCTTGGGCGCGCGCTCCACCGCCTTGCGCATGGCGTCCATGGCCAGGGTGAACTCCAGCCGCTTCGCCTTGACGAGCGCCAGGTAGTAGAGCGCCTCGTGGTTGGAGGGCTCGTTGCTCAGCGCCAGGCCCAGGTTGCTCTCCGCGCCGGGCAGGTCTCCGCGCTCCAGCAGCACGGCGCCCAGGGTGATGGGAATCGTGGTGGAGCGGGGGTCCTCGCCCTTGGCCTTCTCCAGCTCGGCCACGGCCTCCTCGAGCTTGCCCAGGCGCCAGAGGACGATGCCGCGCTGCAGCCGGCCGTCCTTGAGCAGGTGCGGGTCCAGCTCCAGCGCGCGGTTGGCCTCCACCTGGGCCTTCTCCAGGTCTCCGGCGAGCAGCGCCACGCGAGACAGGCCCAGGTGGGCGTCGGCGAGGTTCGGGTCGAGCTGCACGGCGCGGTCGAACTCCTGCTGCCCCAGGAGGGCGTTGTTCTCCGCGAGGGCCAGTTCACCCAGGCCGGAGCGCACACCCGCGTGGTCCGGAGCCTTGCTGGCGGCCTGCTCCAGCTGGGTGCGAGCCTCCGCGTTGCGCCGCTGACGCAGGTAGAAGCGGCCCAGGTACAGGTTGGCCTCCACCAGGTTGGTATCCGCGGCGATGGCGCGCTTGTAGTGCCCCTCCGCCTCGGAGAGCTTGTCCAGCGCGTCCTCGATGCGGCCGTAGAGGTAGGCGATGCGCGCCTCGCTGGGGAAGCGCTCGCTGGCCTTCTGCACCGCCTCCAGCGCCGCCTGCATCTTGCCCGTCATCACCAGCGAGGAGATGTGGCCGTCGGCGTACTCCAGGTTGTCGGAGGCCTCGGAGGCCAGGGCCGTGTACAGCGGCAGGGCTCCTTCGTAGTTGCGCTGGGCGCGCATCACGTGGGCGAGCTGGGCCTTGATGAAGTCCGCCTCCGGGTCCTGCTCCAGCGCGGCCTTGAGCTCGGCCTCGGCCTCGCGGGGCTTGTGCTGGTAGAAGAGCGCCACGCCCTTGAGCCCCCGGGCGCGGGCGAGCTCGGCGGGACCCAGCGCGGACTGGACGTCCTGGGCCAGGGCCTCCTCCACGGACTGCGCGCCCTTCTCCACGTCCTTGCGGACCAACAGCTGCACGGCGGCGAGCTCCACGGCGGAGGAGGCATGCTTGCGGTCCGCCTCGAGCGCGGCGGTGTACGCGGCGGCGGCCTCGTCCGCGCGGCCCGCGGCCTGGTGCAGGTTGCCCGTCGCGTGGTGGGCCTTGGCGGACTTCGGGTCCACCGCGAGCACCTTCTTCAGGGTCTCGATGGCGGCGTCCCGCTCACGCTTCATGGTCTGCGCTTCGGCCACGAGGAAGGCCAGCTCCAGGTCGCCCTGGTTGCCTTCACGGCTGAACGCGTCCATCAGCGGAACCAGCGCCGCGTCCGCCTGCCGGCCGGCGAGGGAGAGCGCCGCGCCCGCCTTGATGAAGTCGACGTCCTTCTCGCCCAGCAGCGCGATGTCCAGCAGGGCCTCCCGGCAGCGCGCCATGTCGGCAGGCTGCGCCGCGGAGTACTTGCGCTGCAGGTAGGTGACGGACTGGCACCACAGCGAGCGCACCGCCGGGTACTCCTTCTGCTGGAGGGCCTGGGCGGAGAGGGTCTGCGCCTGCTGGTAGCTGGCGAAGGTGTCCTGGAGGAGCGCCTGCTTCGCCTGCGTCACGAGCTGCGCCTCGGGTGAGCCGTCCGAGACGCGCGCGGGGAACATGGCGCGGCGGCCGAAGGCGCCATAGCGCGTGCCGAACTCGGTGCCCGCGCCGATGGCGAGCAGCGCCGCGGCCACGCCCGCGGCGACGAACAAGGGGATGCGTTTCTTGAGCTTCTCGTTGGCGCCGCTGCGGTCCACCACGGAGACCGCGGCCATGCGGCCTTCGTAGAGCTGCTCCAGCCGACGCATGTTCGCCTGTGTGCCGTTCCCATCGGCGCGAGGCGCGTCCGCGTCCGTCGCGGTGGCGGCGACCGGGGCCGCGGCGACGACCTTGGCGGGGCCTTCCATCAGCCGCTGGATGGCGGCGGCGAAGGTGGGGATGGTGCCGATGGCGGACCACGTCTCCGAGTCCAGCGAGACGTCCTCGTTGCCCAGGAGCTGCCCGTCCTCGAGCATCTTGACGACGACGCCCTCGTCGAAGGGGCCGAACACCTTGCCCGAGCGGCGGCGGACGTGGAAGCGGCGCACCTTCGTGCCCGCCTGCGCGCCGGCGTCGCGGCTGGCGGCGTCGTCGATGAAGGACAGCATCTCCAGGCCATCCGCCGGGCCCGCGTTGGGCGGAGGCGGAAGCGGGTCGGAGAGGTCGGCCTCCAGGTCATCCGCCGGTCGCGCGGTGGGGTCGAACTCGAGCGAATCCGGGATGCCCGACGAGGGCGCGGAGCCGGACGGCGCGCCGAAGTCCACGTCGCCGAAGTCCATCGAGGGATTGAACGACGCGGGGGGCGGCGCGGAAGGCGCCGGGGCCGGGTCCGCGAAGTCCAGGCTGAAGTCCGGCATCGGCGCGGACGGCGGGGGCGCGGCGAAGTCGAACGATGCTCCCTGCGGCGCGGCGGGGGCCGGCAGGTCCGAGAAGTCCATCGCGGGGGCGGCGGGTGCCGGCAGGTCCGAGAAGTCCATCGCGGGAGCGACCGGGGCCGCCGAATACG
Encoded here:
- the tadA gene encoding tRNA adenosine(34) deaminase TadA; amino-acid sequence: MSDDEAFMQQALALAREAATLGEVPVGAVAVHDGNIIGTGFNRREMDRNPFAHAEVLALDAARKHLGVWRLTGVTLYVTLEPCAMCAGALVQSRVTRLVFGAMDPKAGAVGSLYNLAEEPRHNHRLQVASGILAEDSRILLKSFFERLRAKRRDN
- the serS gene encoding serine--tRNA ligase; translated protein: MLDLRNVAQNFDAVVARLKTRGGNLDLGPFQRLFAERRELYVSMESLAARRNAANEEMKKKAKEDPKALDALRGDLRAVSQDIKEKENRLKEVEEEINGILLLIPNTPHESVPVGASADDNVQVKSWGEKPNLPFTPRQHFELGEKLGMLDFERAAKVSGSRFTFYKGALARLERALVTFMIDVHTQKGYTELLPPYLVLRETMMGTGQLPKFEDDAFKTLGDPERFLIPTAEVPVTNYHADEILEGDTLPVRYCAFSPCFRAEAGAAGKDTRGLIRQHQFHKVEMVKFAHPDKSLDELESMTDDACDILRRLGLHHRVMLLCTGDMGFAARKTYDIEVWLPGQDAYREISSCSDCGDFQSRRAKIRFRGQKGDKPQLLHTLNGSGLAVGRTSIAILENYQRDDGTVAIPEVLWPYMGGLKELKPL
- a CDS encoding YbaB/EbfC family nucleoid-associated protein, translating into MPGVDLNYFIRQANKLTEKIEERKQQLAEETVEAKSGDGLVTVVVNGIQEVRSVKIDKSAIDPNDTSMLEDLITAAVNNALAGSRQHMQRELAKISGGIKIPGIT
- the dnaX gene encoding DNA polymerase III subunit gamma/tau, whose translation is MSYLVLARKWRPQKFDDMTGQEHVVRTIANAIKMDRVAHAYLFCGPRGVGKTTAARLLAKALNCEKGPTATPCGECKACTEIAAGTSVDVAEIDGASNNGVENVREIRENAKYLPQRDRHKIYIIDEVHMLSGAAFNALLKTLEEPPGHVKFIFATTEAHKLPDTILSRCQRHNFRRISAARMLQRLQEICKAEGAGISDRSLSLVVRQSEGGMRDALSLLDQVLASCGANPTDEEVAEALGAIDRTMVQDFAEALVHKDAKRILGRVEEVFNRGLDLKRLAEELAMQLRHLFVTKTLGEAPAELAESEQKALVALAKDADSAQLTRLFDIVHGSVWDVSRAAQPRLALEMALLKAIQLSPGGSIPELLARVDRLAAGLPQGEGSAKANAGAPGGRSSSTNFRA
- a CDS encoding phytoene desaturase family protein, encoding MPDVIVVGAGHNGLVTAAMLARRGLSVTVLEEKDVIGGACRTEYPFKSAPGLGVSTGAYLLGLMPPELLRELELDLPLKRRDPHYFLPTRDKRYLLFGSDEKDLQRQFVEFFSQQDWEANQAMNAELAALRDDLAPAWLKPPLSLEETAERYIRPALRQHFIRLCRGSARQYLERFNFKSDLVKAMYAVTDAFSGLDGGYDTPGTGMNLLVHNMCRLPGSGGTWMIVGGGMGTVTQSIANVARKYGATIRTGAKVTSVRVDQGVVKGVVLENGEELKANVVVSNGDPFRTLKLVESSALPADYRTKVNAMAVPGTTLKVNLCLKNLPTFTCLPEDRGQFGPTIHLLPQEEDVLGALERSYRDTHAGKLSEFPSIEWYIHTTVDPSLRDKEGHHNSALFVEWVPYKLEGTTWEKEESRYIQHLLSICDRFAPGTSDQVQEYFALTPPKIESHFGITGGHIHHVDNKLGFTDRLPYETPVQGLYFCSAGCHPAGSVIGAAGHNAAGVVLQALGR
- a CDS encoding glycosyltransferase family 39 protein; the protein is MTRKHSVAAVWSLAVVALLPAVVAVVQLGRIHPDEVYQALEPAWWRVHGYGVLAWEWRDGIRNWAVPGVLAGFLKLASWLGITDPQGYRAVTALPQLALHAWSLWAVYRFAARRAGSAGGWLAVLLVGLYGPVVVFAGRTLSESFSTSFLLVAMEALDRREREVRAGLVGGAALGLAVVTRYPSAIFVLAALLWLLAMRRWRMFLFTCLGGLVVAVGLGLLDHLTWGSPFHSFIAYVRFNVLSGDAAARFGADPPRFYLMPLLSAVPAWAWCAVPLALVAAKRKWAVSLPLACATLYLAALLKTAHKEERFLYPALVLAVLAAAPLVAAFITTQARRELRWGLSVMALGVGAASAFYFPPFDLRGDEFRAIVASTRREGATGVLIVAEGLWGAGGFFYLGKEIPWLTCDWPRDEAFQVAMRERRFNRVVTIDDRTLPELEAAGFRTVERFGRQSLLVRD